In one window of Brassica rapa cultivar Chiifu-401-42 chromosome A07, CAAS_Brap_v3.01, whole genome shotgun sequence DNA:
- the LOC103832123 gene encoding tetratricopeptide repeat protein SKI3, with protein sequence MELEQLEKSVETNPDDPSLQFELGLYLWEHGGDSERAAEHFVLSAKLNPDNADAFKYLGHYYSRVTLDHNRAAKCYQRAVLLNVNDSESGEALCDLLDGQGKEILEVAVCHNASEKSPKAFWAFCRLGYIQLHQKKWSEAVQSLQHAIRGYPTVSDLWEALGLAYQRLGMFTAAIKAYGRAIELDETKIFALVESANIFLMLGSYRTSVELFEQALKISPQNISVLYGLASGLLSWSKECIDLGAFGWAASLLEDARKAAKESTELASNMSSIWKLHGDIQLTYARCFPWSGETENSEITLKTFNDSILSWRSACYSTALSAKSSYQRALHLSPWQANLYTDIAITCDLVSSLTDVSETSSSWKLPEKMALGALLLECDNSEFWVALGCMSDNSALKLHALIRALHLDVSLAVAWAFMGQIFRESDEMKLAKQAFDCARSIDPTLALPWAGSADTYARESTSDEAFESCLRAAQISPLAEYQVGLAWLALLQGSISSPQIFACIDQAVQRTPDYPESHNLHGLVCEARHNYHTAIASYRLALAAMSVCPDSSVKSHAGKISINLVRSLSKAGRFKESVKECANLKSKGLLDAGGLQIYAFSLWKIGENDSALSVVRELAGRISTMEKTSIAFPISFICSLLYCISGLDSAITSIQKMPKDFFQSSKISFIVSAIHSLDQSDRLQTIVASTRSYISSQEEIAAMHYLIALSKLLKTGAGEFLGFEKGIAHLRKALHMYPHSNLLRNLLGYILLAGEGTKEVCAASRCCIINVSECGNKEGLKSALEVLGGGSVACNVIGNTAPRFSFPTCHCQSLNAPVVVVELQRFLHQEPWNSDVRYLLILNLMQKAREQRFPRQLCSAIERLISVALSDEASEYQKFQLLLCASEMSMQKGNTEESIDYARKASSLSLPRSYLFLSHLQLCRVYASKGSTRNMQEEYRACLELKTDSNIGWICLKLIESQFDLEADANLLEMMSLQESPNQKNHSWKEWMAVYSLALGLVSFGKKDFTSAEEFLAQACSLGDKESCLLLCHGAVCMELARQSNDSHFLSLAVTSLSKVQASSLTPLPIVYALLAQAHGSLGSKEKWKKNLRLEWFCWPPEMRPAEVYFQMHILARESEDSSGIENCQTPEKWVLRAIHTNPSCMRYWNVLDKLVQYPIS encoded by the exons ATGGAATTGGAGCAGCTGGAGAAGTCCGTGGAGACAAACCCAGACGACCCTTCTCTGCAATTCGAACTT GGTTTGTATCTGTGGGAACACGGCGGAGACTCGGAGAGAGCGGCGGAGCATTTTGTCTTGTCGGCGAAGTTAAACCCGGATAATGCGGATGCCTTCAAGTACTTAGGGCATTACTACTCACGCGTGACGCTTGATCACAACCGAGCTGCCAAGTGTTACCAGAGAGCAGTGTTGCTAAACGTTAATGACTCTGAGTCTGGAGAGGCTTTGTGTGATTTGTTGGATGGGCAAGGGAAAGAGATTTTGGAAGTTGCGGTTTGTCATAACGCTTCTGAGAAGTCTCCCAAGGCTTTCTGGGCGTTTTGCAGATTGGGTTACATTCAG CTTCATCAGAAGAAGTGGTCTGAAGCTGTTCAGAGTCTTCAACATGCTATTAGAGGTTATCCTACAGTGTCTGACCTATGGGAA GCTCTGGGCCTTGCTTACCAGCGACTTGGAATGTTTACTGCTGCTATCAAG GCGTATGGGCGTGCAATTGAATTAGATGAGACCAAGATCTTTGCATTAGTGGAGAGTGCAAACATCTTTTTGATGCTTGGTTCATATAGAACG AGTGTGGAGCTCTTTGAGCAAGCCCTGAAGATTTCACCTCAGAATATTTCTGTGCTCTATGGTCTTGCTTCTGGATTGCTTAGTTGGTCAAAGGAATGCATAGATTTGGGCGCTTTTGGATGGGCTGCTTCGTTATTGGAG GATGCTCGTAAAGCTGCAAAGGAAAGCACTGAGCTGGCCAGCAACATGTCTTCTATATGGAAATTGCATGGAGATATCCAG CTTACGTATGCAAGATGCTTTCCGTGGTCTGGTGAAACTGAAAACTCAGAAATCACTTTGAAGACATTTAATGATTCAATCCTTTCTTGGAGAAGCGCTTGTTACTCAACTGCACTGTCAGCCAAATCTTCTTACCAGCGAGCTCTACACTTATCCCCTTGGCAAGCCAATCTCTATACTGACATAGCCATAACTTGTGATCTCGTTTCAAGCTTAACCGATGTTTCTGAAACTTCAAGTTCTTG GAAGCTACCAGAAAAGATGGCTCTGGGAGCGTTATTACTTGAATGCGACAACTCGGAGTTTTGGGTTGCTTTGGGTTGTATGTCTGATAACAGTGCTTTGAAACTACATGCTTTGATCCGGGCGTTGCATTTGGATGTATCTTTAGCCGTTGCTTGGGCTTTTATGGGCCAG ATCTTCAGGGAATCAGATGAAATGAAACTGGCAAAGCAGGCTTTTGACTGTGCTAGAAGCATAGATCCTACACTTGCTCTACCTTGGGCCGGCTCAGCTGATACTTATGCTAG GGAGTCAACATCAGATGAGGCTTTTGAGAGTTGTTTACGAGCTGCGCAGATATCACCT CTTGCGGAGTACCAGGTTGGTTTGGCATGGCTTGCTTTGCtacaaggaagtatttcatctcCGCAG ATTTTCGCCTGCATTGACCAGGCGGTGCAGCGCACCCCTGACTACCCTGAATCCCATAACCTCCACGGGCTAGTCTGCGAGGCAAGACATAACTATCATACCGCCATCGCTTCGTACAGACTAGCACTCGCTGCAATGAGTGTTTGCCCAGACAGTTCAGTGAAATCTCATGCAGGAAAAATATCTATCAACTTGGTCAGGTCACTCAGCAAG GCAGGACGTTTCAAAGAATCTGTCAAGGAATGCGCAAATCTGAAGTCAAAAGGTTTGCTTGATGCTGGAGGCTTACAAATCTACGCCTTCTCTCTGTGGAAGATTGGTGAGAACGATTCGGCTCTCTCAGTGGTTCGGGAGTTGGCTGGTAGGATCTCCACAATGGAAAAAACCTCAATAGCTTTCCCAATCAGCTTCATCTGTAGTCTGCTTTACTGCATATCTGGACTTGATTCTGCCATCACCAGCATCCAGAAAATGCCCAAAGATTTCTTCCAGAGTTCGAAAATCAGCTTCATAGTATCCGCCATCCATTCTCTTGATCAGAGTGATAGGCTTCAGACGATTGTTGCGAGCACTCGTAGCTATATATCATCACAAGAAGAGATAGCTGCGATGCACTATTTGATAGCACTCAGCAAACTT CTGAAAACTGGAGCAGGAGAGTTCCTTGGATTTGAGAAGGGGATTGCACACCTCAGAAAAGCTCTGCATATGTATCCTCATAGTAATTTGTTAAG GAACCTGCTTGGATATATTTTGTTAGCTGGTGAAGGAACCAAAGAAGTCTGCGCTGCTAGTAGATGCTGTATCATAAACGTCTCTGAGTGTGGAAACAAGGAAGGTCTGAAGTCCGCGTTAGAGGTCCTCGGTGGAGGATCGGTTGCTTGCAATGTAATCGGCAACACAGCTCCTAGGTTCTCTTTCCCAACATGCCATTGTCAGAGTCTGAATGCTCCTGTTGTCGTTGTGGAACTGCAAAG ATTCTTGCATCAAGAGCCTTGGAACAGCGATGTGAGATACTTGCTGATTCTGAATCTAATGCAGAAGGCTCGTGAGCAGAGGTTTCCTAGACAGCTTTGTAGTGCTATTGAGCGTTTAATCTCTGTGGCGCTCTCTGATGAGGCGTCTGAATATCAAAAGTTCCAGCTTCTGCTTTGTGCTTCTGAGATGAGTATGCAAAAGGGAAACACAGAAGAGTCTATTGACTATGCTCGAAAGGCTTCTTCCCTTTCCCTTCCACGTAGCTACCTGTTTCTATCACATTTGCAGCTTTGCCGTGTCTATGCATCAAAGGGAAGCACCAGGAACATGCAAGAGGAGTACAGAGCGTGTCTGGAGCTCAAGACTGACTCAAACATTGGTTGGATCTGCCTGAAGCTCATAGAATCTCAGTTTGATCTGGAGGCTGACGCTAACCTCTTAGAGATGATGAGCCTACAAGAAAGCCCGAACCAGAAGAATCATTCATGGAAAGAGTGGATGGCTGTTTACAGTCTAGCTCTTGGCTTAGTTTCTTTCGGAAAAAAAGACTTTACCTCAGCGGAGGAGTTTCTTGCGCAAGCTTGCTCGTTGGGGGATAAAGAGAGTTGTCTACTTCTCTGCCATGGTGCTGTCTGCATGGAGCTGGCTAGACAGTCTAACGACTCGCATTTCCTTTCGCTAGCTGTAACGAGTCTAAGCAAAGTTCAAGCGAGTTCGTTGACTCCTTTGCCTATTGTGTATGCTTTATTGGCTCAAGCACATGGGAGTCTTGGCTCTAAAGAGAAATGGAAGAAGAATCTTCGTCTTGAATGGTTCTGCTGGCCACCAG AGATGAGACCTGCAGAGGTTTACTTTCAGATGCATATACTTGCAAGAGAATCAGAAGACAGTTCAGGGATTGAAAACTGTCAAACCCCTGAGAAATGGGTGCTTAGGGCGATTCACACTAACCCTTCTTGTATGAGATACTGGAACGTCTTGGATAAGCTTGTTCAATATCCCATTAGCTAA
- the LOC103832122 gene encoding uncharacterized protein LOC103832122 isoform X2 yields the protein MLALMNCASSSFSSSSSSSSSSSPTSSSSCSPRENMVVQSGVDVSSPSFSSDTKLIDKNIITHKSSNLCLIPKSSEELKKEIASIELEILHMERYLLSLYRKSFEQQVSSLSNLSAKTLKRSVTTSPSSLTLSNNYQSYEKPISYPRSFNTSLKALSLREGTREVSVKQSLGELLGSSLIVDDHNNLINPNKLSEDIMRCISSVYCTLSRCSSTRRDSSACFSASPLSSLSNSSTIFSSKSEKWSLHCASEDHSQDQGNVLPCGALVIDALKVHLDDSSFSYAALMLQKFRSLVQNLEKVDPSRMKREEKLAFWINIHNALVMHAYLAYGTHNRARNTSVLKAAYDIGGYRINPFIIQSSILGIRPHYSSPSPLLQTLFSPSRKSKTCSVRHVYALEYPEALAHFAISSGAFTDPTVRVYTADRIFRDLRQAKKEFIRSNVRVHKGTKILLPKIFQHYVKDMSMDVSKLMEATAQCLPEDARRIAEKCLKEKKSKSFEWLPENLSFRYVIAGELVGGRNKTS from the exons ATGTTGGCTCTAATGAATTGTGcttcttcatctttctcatcctcttcgtcttcgtcttcctcttcctctcccacttcttcttcttcatgttcTCCAAG AGAAAACATGGTTGTGCAGAGTGGTGTTGATGTGTCATCTCCAAGTTTCTCTTCAGACACAAAACTT ATTGATAAGAATATAATTACTCACAAAAGCTCCAATCTCTGTCTCATCCCAAAG TCTtcagaagaattgaagaaggaGATTGCTTCAATCGAGTTAGAGATTCTACACATGGAACGTTATCTATTGTCACTCTACAGAAAGTCTTTCGAACAACAAGTTTCGTCCTTGTCTAATCTCTCTGCAAAAACGTTAAAACGTTCAGTGACTACTTCACCATCATCATTAACTCTCTCAAATAACTACCAGTCTTACGAGAAACCGATCTCGTATCCTCGGAGTTTCAACACTAGCTTGAAAGCCTTATCTTTAAGG GAAGGGACTAGAGAAGTATCTGTTAAGCAGAGTCTTGGAGAGCTTCTTGGATCATCTCTTATAGTTGATGATCACAACAACTTAATAAACCCGAATAAACTCTCTGAAGATATCATGAGATGCATATCTTCTGTGTACTGTACACTTTCAAGATGCTCATCAACAAGAAGAGACTCctcagcttgtttctctgcttcTCCTCTTTCATCATTGTCGAATTCATCAACCATTTTCTCTTCAAAATCCGAGAAATGGAGTCTGCATTGCGCTAGTGAGGATCATAGTCAAGATCAAGGCAATGTTTTGCCTTGTGGTGCTCTTGTAATAGATGCTCTTAAAGTACACTTGGATGATAGTAGTTTCAGTTATGCTGCTCTTATGCTTCAAAAATTCAG ATCATTGGTTCAGAATCTCGAGAAAGTTGATCCGAGTAGAATGAAACGTGAAGAGAAGCTTGCGTTTTGGATCAACATTCACAATGCTCTTGTGATGCAT GCTTACTTAGCTTATGGAACTCACAACCGTGCAAGAAACACCTCTGTTTTGAAG gcagCTTATGATATTGGAGGCTACCGCATAAACCCTTTCATCATACAAAGCTCAATCTTAGGAATCAGACCTCATTACTCATCACCATCAcct TTACTCCAAACACTGTTTTCACCTTCAAGAAAGTCCAAAACATGCAGTGTGCGACACGTTTACGCGTTGGAATACCCCGAGGCCTTGGCTCATTTCGCTATTTCCTCAGGAGCATTCACAGATCCCACG gttCGAGTTTACACTGCGGATAGAATCTTCCGTGACCTAAGACAAGCGAAGAAAGAGTTTATCAGAAGCAATGTTCGTGTTCACAAAGGGACAAAGATATTGTTGCCAAAGATCTTTCAGCATTATGTTAAGGACATGTCAATGGATGTGTCTAAGCTCATGGAAGCAACAGCTCAGTGTTTACCAGAGGATGCGAGGAGGATCGCTGAGAAATGtttgaaggagaagaagagcaagagTTTTGAATGGTTACCTGAAAACTTGAGTTTCCGGTATGTCATTGCCGGAGAATTGGTCGGAGGAAGAAACAAGACCTCATGA
- the LOC103832128 gene encoding UDP-rhamnose/UDP-galactose transporter 1: MESEKKQSSSVSDVGAWGMNIVSSVGIIMANKQLMSSSGFGFSFATTLTGFHFALTALVGMVSNATGLSAWKHIPLWELLWFSIVANVSIAAMNFSLMLNSVGFYQISKLSMIPVVCVMEWILHSKHYSREVKASVMVVVVGVGICTVTDVKVNAKGFICACTAVFSTSLQQISIGSLQKKYSVGSFELLSKTAPIQALSLLIFGPFVDYFLSGKFITTYQMTYGAIFCILLSCALAVFCNISQYLCIGRFSATSFQVLGHMKTVCVLTLGWLLFDSEMTFKNISGMVVAVVGMVIYSWAVDLEKQRNAKSTPHGKNSMTEDEIKLLKEGIEHIDLTDVELGETTKV, from the exons ATGGAGAGCGAGAAGAAGCAGTCGTCGTCAGTCTCCGACGTCGGAGCATGGGGAATGAACATCGTCAGCTCCGTGGGGATCATCATGGCTAATAAACAGCTCATGTCTTCCTCTGGCTTCGGATTCAGCTTCG CGACAACACTAACGGGATTCCACTTCGCGCTCACGGCGCTCGTTGGCATGGTGTCGAACGCGACGGGGCTCTCTGCGTGGAAGCACATTCCTCTTTGGGAGCTTCTTTGGTTCTCTATTGTAGCTAACGTCTCCATCGCTGCTATGAACTTCAGCCTCATGCTCAACTCTGTTGGCTTCTACCag ATATCGAAGCTGAGTATGATTCCGGTTGTATGCGTGATGGAATGGATACTACATAGCAAGCATTACTCTAGAGAAGTGAAGGCGTCTGTTATGGTTGTGGTTGTTGGTGTTGGCATCTGTACTGTCACTGATGTCAAGGTTAATGCCAAAGGTTTCATTTGCGCTTGTACTGCCGTCTTCTCCACTTCCCTGCAGCAGATT TCCATAGGCTCTCTGCAGAAGAAATACTCGGTAGGGTCTTTTGAGTTGCTGAGCAAAACAGCTCCTATCCAAGCACTTTCACTCCTCATCTTTGGCCCCTTTGTTGACTATTTCTTGAGCGGCAAGTTCATCACTACTTACCAGATGACTTATGGTGCCATT TTCTGTATTCTTCTTTCCTGCGCTTTAGCCGTTTTCTGTAACATAAGCCAATACCTCTGCATAGGAAGATTCTCTGCAACGTCATTTCAAGTTCTAGGCCACATGAAAACAGTCTGCGTCCTTACGCTTGGATGGCTTCTCTTTGATTCGGAGATGACGTTCAAGAACATCTCCGGTATGGTCGTAGCTGTTGTCGGGATGGTGATCTATAGCTGGGCGGTTgatctagagaaacagagaaacGCAAAGTCGACTCCTCATGGGAAAAACAGTATGACAGAAGATGAGATTAAGCTACTCAAGGAAGGAATAGAGCATATCGATTTGACAGATGTTGAGCTCGGTGAGACCACTAAAGTATAG
- the LOC103832126 gene encoding calcium-binding protein CML38, translating to MMKNTQEPQSSSSFVKFCRKLSPKRKDSPAESTQHNINEDQDKNKDLEAVFAYMDANRDGRISPHELQKSFMTLGEQLSDEEAEAAVRLSDTDGDGMLDFQEFAQLIKGDDDQEDKKTELKEAFRMYIAEGEECITPRSLKTMLKKLGESRTTDDCRVMIRAFDLNADGVLSFDEFALMMR from the coding sequence ATGATGAAGAATACTCAAGAACCTCAATCATCTTCGTCTTTCGTGAAGTTCTGTCGGAAACTGTCACCTAAGAGAAAAGATTCACCAGCAGAAAGTACACAACACAACATCAATGAGGATCAGGACAAGAACAAAGACTTAGAGGCTGTGTTTGCTTACATGGACGCAAACAGAGACGGGAGAATATCTCCACATGAGCTTCAGAAGAGTTTCATGACATTAGGAGAGCAGTTGTCTGACGAAGAAGCCGAAGCTGCGGTTAGATTGTCTGATACAGACGGAGACGGGATGTTGGATTTTCAAGAGTTTGCTCAGTTGATCAAAGGAGATGATGATCAGGAAGATAAGAAGACTGAGCTCAAGGAAGCTTTTAGAATGTATATAGCAGAAGGGGAAGAGTGTATTACTCCGAGAAGCTTGAAGACGATGCTAAAGAAGCTGGGTGAGTCAAGAACCACTGATGATTGTAGAGTTATGATTCGTGCTTTTGATCTCAATGCTGATGGAGTATTGAGCTTTGATGAGTTTGCTCTTATGATGCGTTAA
- the LOC103832127 gene encoding uncharacterized protein At1g76660, producing the protein MGSEQHRFLQQQEQRKRWGGCLRVFSCFKSQKGGKRIVPASRIPEGGNLSASQPNGPHQPGGVLTNQANLSYLAPPSSPASFTNSALPSTAQSPNNSYLSLAANSSPSGPSSSMYATGPYAHETQLVSPPPVFSTFTTEPSTAPFTPPPELAHLTTPSSPDVPYARFLTSSVKGNHYNDLHSTYSLYPGSPASAVSRASGVSTPLQESNFFCPETFAKFYQDHDPQNGGRLSVSKDSDVYPSGNVNRQTRQDMEELEAYRASFGFSADEVVTTSQYVEINDVMDESLLKPAAYSPSEGQKLLRREASLLTSTKSETDHKPRNGIHADEEALLSRVGSVKGSRSYPTGFSSSDAEVEYRRGRSLREGREIRHRR; encoded by the exons ATGGGCTCAGAACAGCATAGGTTTCTTCAGCAGCAGGAACAG AGGAAACGCTGGGGAGGCTGTTTAAGAGTCTTCTCTTGCTTCAAGTCCCAAAAGGGAGGAAAAAGAATTGTACCAGCCTCTCGCATTCCCGAAGGAGGCAATCTCTCAGCCTCACAGCCCAACGGACCTCACCAACCTGGTGGTGTCTTAACCAACCAAGCAAATTTATCTTACTTAGCTCCACCGTCATCTCCCGCTTCCTTCACAAACTCTGCTCTCCCTTCAACAGCTCAGTCCCCAAACAACTCCTACTTGTCCCTCGCCGCAAACTCATCACCCTCCGGTCCTTCCTCCAGCATGTACGCCACAGGACCGTACGCTCACGAGACTCAGCTAGTCTCCCCTCCTCCTGTGTTCTCCACCTTCACCACCGAGCCGTCCACCGCTCCTTTCACTCCTCCTCCGGAGCTTGCTCATCTCACCACCCCTTCCTCCCCTGACGTGCCTTACGCTCGTTTCTTGACTTCCTCTGTGAAAGGCAATCATTATAATGATCTTCACTCTACGTACTCTCTCTACCCCGGGAGTCCAGCCAGCGCGGTCTCCCGGGCTTCGGGAGTCTCCACGCCTCTCCAGGAGTCTAACTTCTTCTGTCCCGAGACTTTCGCCAAGTTTTACCAGGATCATGACCCTCAGAACGGTGGGAGGTTGAGTGTGTCCAAGGACTCGGATGTGTATCCTAGTGGGAACGTGAACAGGCAGACGAGGCAGGACATGGAGGAGCTGGAAGCTTACAGGGCTTCCTTTGGGTTTAGTGCTGATGAGGTTGTTACCACTAGTCAGTATGTAGAGATCAATGATGTGATGGATGAGTCTTTGCTTAAACCGGCTGCTTACTCGCCAAGCGAGGGACAAAAGCTGCTTAGAAGAGAAGCGAGTTTGCTAACGAGTACCAAATCAGAAACTG ATCACAAACCAAGAAATGGTATTCATGCGGATGAAGAGGCTTTGTTATCGAGAGTGGGATCTGTGAAAGGTAGCAGAAGCTATCCAACTGGCTTCTCAAGCTCTGATGCGGAGGTGGAATACAGGAGAGGAAGAAGCTTAAGAGAAGGCAGAGAGATCAGACACAGGAGATAG
- the LOC103832125 gene encoding calcium-binding protein CML39, with the protein MKNTQRQLSSSFMKLYERLSSDINREDKNKDLAAVFAYMDANRDGRISAEELKKSFKTLGEQLSDQEAEAAVKLSDLDGDGMLDFEEFAQLLKGGDEFTEEEKKSKIMEAFRMYIAEGEDCITPRSLKMMLMKLGESRTTDDCVVMIKAFDLNADGVLSFDEFALMMMH; encoded by the coding sequence ATGAAGAACACTCAACGTCAGTTATCTTCATCTTTCATGAAACTCTACGAGAGACTGTCCTCAGACATCAACCGTGAAGACAAGAACAAAGACTTGGCGGCTGTCTTTGCATACATGGATGCAAACCGAGACGGTAGAATCTCAGCAGAGGAGCTTAAGAAGAGTTTCAAGACACTGGGAGAGCAACTATCTGACCAAGAAGCCGAAGCCGCGGTTAAACTCTCTGATTTAGACGGAGATGGGATGCTGGATTTTGAGGAGTTTGCTCAGTTACTCAAAGGGGGTGATGAGTTtacagaggaagagaagaagagcaagataATGGAAGCGTTTAGAATGTACATTGCTGAGGGAGAAGATTGCATTACTCCAAGAAGCTTGAAGATGATGCTGATGAAGCTTGGTGAGTCTAGAACCACTGATGATTGTGTAGTCATGATCAAAGCTTTTGATCTCAATGCTGATGGAGTTTTGAGCTTTGATGAGTTTGCTCTTATGATGATGCATTAA
- the LOC103832122 gene encoding uncharacterized protein LOC103832122 isoform X1 codes for MLALMNCASSSFSSSSSSSSSSSPTSSSSCSPRNRENMVVQSGVDVSSPSFSSDTKLIDKNIITHKSSNLCLIPKSSEELKKEIASIELEILHMERYLLSLYRKSFEQQVSSLSNLSAKTLKRSVTTSPSSLTLSNNYQSYEKPISYPRSFNTSLKALSLREGTREVSVKQSLGELLGSSLIVDDHNNLINPNKLSEDIMRCISSVYCTLSRCSSTRRDSSACFSASPLSSLSNSSTIFSSKSEKWSLHCASEDHSQDQGNVLPCGALVIDALKVHLDDSSFSYAALMLQKFRSLVQNLEKVDPSRMKREEKLAFWINIHNALVMHAYLAYGTHNRARNTSVLKAAYDIGGYRINPFIIQSSILGIRPHYSSPSPLLQTLFSPSRKSKTCSVRHVYALEYPEALAHFAISSGAFTDPTVRVYTADRIFRDLRQAKKEFIRSNVRVHKGTKILLPKIFQHYVKDMSMDVSKLMEATAQCLPEDARRIAEKCLKEKKSKSFEWLPENLSFRYVIAGELVGGRNKTS; via the exons ATGTTGGCTCTAATGAATTGTGcttcttcatctttctcatcctcttcgtcttcgtcttcctcttcctctcccacttcttcttcttcatgttcTCCAAG GAACAGAGAAAACATGGTTGTGCAGAGTGGTGTTGATGTGTCATCTCCAAGTTTCTCTTCAGACACAAAACTT ATTGATAAGAATATAATTACTCACAAAAGCTCCAATCTCTGTCTCATCCCAAAG TCTtcagaagaattgaagaaggaGATTGCTTCAATCGAGTTAGAGATTCTACACATGGAACGTTATCTATTGTCACTCTACAGAAAGTCTTTCGAACAACAAGTTTCGTCCTTGTCTAATCTCTCTGCAAAAACGTTAAAACGTTCAGTGACTACTTCACCATCATCATTAACTCTCTCAAATAACTACCAGTCTTACGAGAAACCGATCTCGTATCCTCGGAGTTTCAACACTAGCTTGAAAGCCTTATCTTTAAGG GAAGGGACTAGAGAAGTATCTGTTAAGCAGAGTCTTGGAGAGCTTCTTGGATCATCTCTTATAGTTGATGATCACAACAACTTAATAAACCCGAATAAACTCTCTGAAGATATCATGAGATGCATATCTTCTGTGTACTGTACACTTTCAAGATGCTCATCAACAAGAAGAGACTCctcagcttgtttctctgcttcTCCTCTTTCATCATTGTCGAATTCATCAACCATTTTCTCTTCAAAATCCGAGAAATGGAGTCTGCATTGCGCTAGTGAGGATCATAGTCAAGATCAAGGCAATGTTTTGCCTTGTGGTGCTCTTGTAATAGATGCTCTTAAAGTACACTTGGATGATAGTAGTTTCAGTTATGCTGCTCTTATGCTTCAAAAATTCAG ATCATTGGTTCAGAATCTCGAGAAAGTTGATCCGAGTAGAATGAAACGTGAAGAGAAGCTTGCGTTTTGGATCAACATTCACAATGCTCTTGTGATGCAT GCTTACTTAGCTTATGGAACTCACAACCGTGCAAGAAACACCTCTGTTTTGAAG gcagCTTATGATATTGGAGGCTACCGCATAAACCCTTTCATCATACAAAGCTCAATCTTAGGAATCAGACCTCATTACTCATCACCATCAcct TTACTCCAAACACTGTTTTCACCTTCAAGAAAGTCCAAAACATGCAGTGTGCGACACGTTTACGCGTTGGAATACCCCGAGGCCTTGGCTCATTTCGCTATTTCCTCAGGAGCATTCACAGATCCCACG gttCGAGTTTACACTGCGGATAGAATCTTCCGTGACCTAAGACAAGCGAAGAAAGAGTTTATCAGAAGCAATGTTCGTGTTCACAAAGGGACAAAGATATTGTTGCCAAAGATCTTTCAGCATTATGTTAAGGACATGTCAATGGATGTGTCTAAGCTCATGGAAGCAACAGCTCAGTGTTTACCAGAGGATGCGAGGAGGATCGCTGAGAAATGtttgaaggagaagaagagcaagagTTTTGAATGGTTACCTGAAAACTTGAGTTTCCGGTATGTCATTGCCGGAGAATTGGTCGGAGGAAGAAACAAGACCTCATGA